The following is a genomic window from Miscanthus floridulus cultivar M001 chromosome 14, ASM1932011v1, whole genome shotgun sequence.
AGTCCATTCTTATTCCATATTCCCTTTATTTGCTTGACAGAGAAATGTCAGTCGCTTTCATGAAACTGGCACGCACAACATTTGTTCGGTCGATTGCTCAGCGGCTGCACAGATTTCTTCAGGTGATCTCGAACCTTTTTCCTATTAAGAAACCGCTGAAAGAATTTTGCAGTTCCAATCTTGAACACATTCTTAGACCGAGTCGTCCGTGCTGGCGAGACTTGATCATTTTAGTACTGGCCACTGCCCACTGGCGAGTCCTTGTATTGCATACCATCTTCCAAAACCATTTTAGTAGTGGCAGTGCGTTTAGCCCTTCTTCCTTTCTCaccaaagcaaagcaaagcaaaccCATTTGCCATGGCTACTCGTGGTGCCGCCTTCAACATCTCCCTCGTGCTCGTCCTATCCCTCGCCCTCCAAGTTCAAGGTACGTACCAAAATCGACTGTCCATCCGTGGCCGCCGTACGTCGTCCATCGATCCCACTAGCTAGCTCATTATCCATGGTTGCTCGGTTGGATCCTCATATGCATGTGTTCTTGATTCATTTCTAATATGCAATCCCCTGCCCATGAAACGAACAAGCAGGAGGCACGCAGCTGAAGCAGTCCAACAGGAGACCGTCAGCATCAGCATcaccggaggaggaggagtacgtgCCGGTGAAGAGCGTGGTGTACCGGCcatcgacgacgacggcgacggaggCGGTGTCGTCGTACGAGCCGTTCGAGCTGTGCCAGGGGTGCCGGTGCTGCTCGTCGTCCAACGCGAGCAGCTGTGTGGACACCAGCTGCTGCTACGCCATCGATTGCGACCTCCCCGGCAAGCCCTTCGGCACCTGCGCCTTCACGCCCTACACCTGCGGCTGCGGCACCGGCAACTGCACCCAGCTGTCGTGATCCATCCGTCCAGCTCCTTTCCTCCTTCTTGTCTATCTGACCAAAATTAAAGGATGCTGCTGCTGAGTGCTGATCAATTGGTAGATGCCCGTCCAAATGCATTGGTTTTGATGGTACAATTATAAACGTAGCATGCTTTTGACGATTACTGTTTTTTTACAACCCCCCTGTGTGTGTGGTGTCTGTTTCTTTTATCAGAGATTTTCGAGTTTGGGCTTGAATTTGATTACAGGTTACTCATTTTTTTTATGTTCACATGTGGCTTGAAATTATTTTGTTGATGTGTAGACGACATTCCTCTATGGGCgtggctagcgtccggacgccgGCGCTGCTACTCTATTTCGCTACTCTATTTCACGCACGTCGTGCACACGTGGGAACCTCCGCACCTCCCGTTCGGACACCCGCGCCCCACTACTTCCAGCGACCGCATACACACGGGGCCGCATGCCCATTCCCCTCTGCTTCCCGCACCTGGTGCATGCACGGCGCCCCAACAACTCCCGTTTCACGCGCCTTGGACCACCCGCGCCATGTCCCTGCCTCTATCCCCCTCCGCTTCCCACGTGCATGCATGGTGCCATAGCAGCTGCACCAGGCAGCTCTAGGTGGGTTctgttgcaacatgtgcaaccataaatctacttttgcagcacctagatgaaacacttgcaacatacatttaaaacagctgaaacatttgcaagatacgtctaaaacacttgaaaaacacgcatgtagccattgcaaaacatatgcaacatctagatgaaacactttcaacatacgtatgaaacaccaaAAACACTTAAAAGCATacccttgcaacatgcatgtatatgcaacatccagatctacttttgcaacatccagatgaaacacttgaggcTTTGTTTGGATGTAGTCAGATTCgaatcaatccacatgtgttgaggtggattgaagtggaacttgaactaaatttcaCCCTAACACATGTGGACTGAGGTGAATTCGATAACAGCCAAACAAGGtctgaaacatacgtctgaaactcttgaaaaacttgaaaacatatgcttgcaacatgcgtatattgtcattgcaacatatgcaacatctcagatatattttttgcaacatccagatgaaacacttgaaacataagtctgaaacgcctgaaacacttaAACACGGTGTCGTCGATGGCCacggcctacctggtggggaagTGTGGTAGCCAACAAGCTCGGGTTAGGGGGACGTCGCTCAGCATGCTCACACCCGTCGACGTGGCCTATCGCTCCTCCTGCCATTCTCCGACGCCTGCTCGTGGCCCCGATGCGAGTACGAGTAGGGAAAATTTTTCAGAGGTAGAAAAATTATAGAGGTGAGCACGCCTATTGGACCTGTCCGCTGCACATGCCTAGTAAGGCAGCGTGCGGATGGGACTTACAACCGCGTGCCAGCATTTGCGTTGCTCCATGGATTTGGCGTGTGCATGTAGTTGTGCGATCTGCGTTTTAGTTTTCAGAGTCGGCGGTTGTTGCCTGAGTTTGACTGTGCAAGACAGCCGTCATACTATCGATCGGAGTGGGCAGCCAAACTCTTGTCCGCCGTTCCTTATTTAGAAAGAAGTAAAATTCAACGTCGGTCCTTAAACTTAGCCGTCGTTGTCATCGCAGTCTCCGAACTTTCAAAGTGATATCTACAGATATCTAAATTTGGTCAACAGTGTCATCCtggtccatgaacttttaaagTGTTCACTGTTGGTCCCCAACTTAGCTAGTGGTGTCATTTCAGACCATAAACTTGGTTTTGAGTCTCATCCGAGTCCAAACGGGGCCTAACCCACTAAATACGCTAACGTGGCAcacttattttttttaaaaataattcataacttttcacATGAACTCAGattaagacaaactttatatcaaaattgtggcCCTCGACGGGATCTACAACTATGTTGTTGAAAcgtttttgaattaaaactgtttagggtcccaaaatactGTTGTAAGTTCACAGATttcgaaatttaaaatttgaaattatcCAACAATCTTGGATGTTGATAATGCCTATACGAAAGTTATAATTCTCAATACGATCTACAAAtttatagttgaaaagttttttatttgatgTTGTTTAGTGTCCTAAATATGTGTTCTAggtttatagattttgaatttTACTGTCGGCCAAGTTTAAGGGGCGAGGGTGAATTTTACTCTTTAAAAAAGCATCATTATTTACATGTTAGTCAAGCTTTCTGAAATTTGATTACCCATAGATAATCCACTCCCACTGACCCACTCCCCGTGCCCTCACCTCGCCATGgataaataaagaaaaagaatTACCCATATCCATCCCGAAAAGCACATGTCGCAGACATCGACTCCAGTTAGTAATGCAGCGTGACGTCTACTCCTCTCCTAACGGGAAACTTATTTTTTGCCTTTAAGGGCATGTGACCCATGTACATGAACCGTTGGAGGGTCACAATTTACATTTCGCAGAGGGTGGATATGGCGAAGGCGGGATGGAGGGGATTTCCTCCTCTGGACAGCCGCTGCTTCAGTAGTTCATTCTCCTCGTCATCGGAATGGTAGCCGTGGAATAATACCAACATCGCAGCTGCGCTTGTCAGTCCCCACTTGGATGGGTGATCATCAGTAAGTAGTTCTGGCGGAGGTTTTCCTTGTTACTAGCTTGTTGATCAACTTCTTCTCAACCTTCTTTTAACTTCGTAGGCTCCGCGGCagtaggggggctcgagccccctgcCCCACCGTGCGCTGGATCCACCCTATTGCGTGGCCGATCGTGTGTAAGTTCGGCGGTCTGTCAAAGCGCCGCGCCCGCATGCAGTGGCATTGCCAGAAGTTTTCCAGATCGTCGTGGTGCAAAAATATTTACCTAGCAAATTATAACATTTTTTTTTGGTATATAGGAATTTTCcttttcaaatttgctgaggaGCCCGGCCGGCCGCCCGGGGCGGCCGGGCGGTGGCTCTGCCACTGGCCCCATGCAGCATGATCGCTCTTGGGGACGGACATATAACTGATGAAGACATATCGACTAACTGACCAGGCAGGCAGGCATGCACCGGAATTATTGAGCCAGCAGCCCCGATGGACAAAAGTCTCCAGCGGCGTGCCTAGTACAATAATTCCGGTGCATGCCTACCTGCCTGGTCAGCATGACCGCCCTCGAGAGCAGCCGTGCCAAACACCCTTAGTCTGCCTACCTAGTGTTATATATGTCCGTCTAATAAGTCGCTCTTGGGCTAGGCTGTGTGAACAGAGGTTCGATCATATCCTGTTCATGTCAGACCTGCCCTCttcaccacacacacactcacactcgCTCCACACTTCACTTACCACACCCCAGCAGCCCATCACCCATTCTCTCTGAGTCTCTGTCCTGCTGTAATGCAATGGCTGCTCCTCGCCTCGCCTACTGGACGCTTCTTTCTAGGCCTGCGAACCGGCCTAACAGGTCTCCTGCCATCTACCTTCATTCctttactaataaaaaaatacagAGCGACATTTCCTCATCTCGCATCGACTGTCGCAACGTTATCCACCGCCACAGGCGCTTCCACCATATTGCCCGGCCACaccctgctctgctctgctttgcTTTGCCATCGACAGTCACCCTGCAGTGCCTTTGCTCCTGCCGCTTGCTCCACCGCCCGCCTCGCCTGACGACGCGGGAACTGCACTGCGGCCGCCAACTGGCCACTGAGGTCGCTGCGTGCGTGTTCGCGATTGACAATGCCGACAGGCGCCGCCAGCGCAAGGAGAAGCGTCGGGCCCTGGCACGGAAGCCCTCTAGCCTCACCTCTTGCTACGGCTGCGGCGCCCTGATGCCAATGGCGGAGGATGCCGCACCGCGATACGATGCACGTTTCAAGCGTatattttaaatgtttcagacgttttagaggtatgttgcaaatatttcatacggatgttgcaaaagtagatcgggatattatatatgttgcaatggttatacacgtatgttgcaagtgttttatctagatgttgcgtatgtttacaatatttttcaggtgtttttcaggtgtttcaaACGCATgtgtcaagtgtttcatctgtctttttgTATGGTGCAAGGGTTATGTCTATATATTTTAAAAatagatcaggtgttgcacatGAGATGCGCGCGTGGAGAGCAGGAGGGGGCTCGAGCCGTCCCCGCGCGGGCGCGCTGCATGGGCCTGCGTGGGCGCGGGTGACGCAGGTGCGGTCCAACGATGTCCGAACGATGCCGGCTCACGTGTGTACGCGCGAAAACAGACTGCGCAGTGCCGGTCTGTTACAGAAGCCTCGTGTTGTCGTAGCAGATAATGTCCATGTCCACGTGTGACATGAGATAGATACTAAAGGAGATCATGCACCCGGTAATGATCACTCCATTATACTTAGCACCTTCGATTTACACCACTGTGTCGCTGTCGTCGTGTACCTCGATCGTACGTGTGTGTAGCAGGCTAGCAGAGCAGCCCTCAATGTCCTTGGGTTTGCTGGCTCTCTGTTTTCATCTACTACTGAAATAGCCGTGTTTCAGCATCATAGTGTCCCCTTGGCATAATTTGCAAAGAAAAATAACACATGTCTTCTTGCTTGCCCCGGCCCGTATCAAATCATCGGTGCACATGAACATAAGCAAGAAAAACATAGAAACAGGACAAAAGAAGATGCCATGATTCAACAAAGTTATACCGGCCTTAACACAGGAAAAACAGTTCACACAGGGCATTATGAAAACAGATTACATTAAGGTCGTCAACACCGGTTCAGATGAAGATGTTAAGAATCCGATCCTAAATTTATTTAACCGTTGTTTTTCTTCAGCATGCTCCTGCACAAAAGGATAATTCACCATGCACTGC
Proteins encoded in this region:
- the LOC136504632 gene encoding uncharacterized protein codes for the protein MATRGAAFNISLVLVLSLALQVQGGTQLKQSNRRPSASASPEEEEYVPVKSVVYRPSTTTATEAVSSYEPFELCQGCRCCSSSNASSCVDTSCCYAIDCDLPGKPFGTCAFTPYTCGCGTGNCTQLS